The stretch of DNA AGTGTATAGTGTATGCATAATAGTGCAATCAAAAATATATTTAAAAAAATTATTGAAAATATTTATGCTATTTGGGATGATATATAACAAATAAAAGGTAATACAGGATATGAGTGGTTTACAAAGAAAAGACTTACTGGATATACAATCATTAACTACCGAAGAAATTTTATTAATATGTAACTCTGCAAAATATTTCAAGGCCCTTTTTACGCGATCAATTAAAACAGTGCCAATTTTACGAGGTAAGACTGTTTGCCTTTTATTTTATGAGCCCTCAACTCGCACACGCATAAGTTTTGAGCTGGCAGCAAAACGCCTTTCAGCAGATTTAATAAATATTGCGGTGCAAACATCAAGCGTGGTAAAAGGAGAATCTCTGATTGATACTGTGCATACGCTGGAAGCGTATAAAGCAGATTTTATTGTTATGCGTCATGCGGCCTCATTAGCGCCGCATTTTTTATCTCGTAATATAAAATCATCAGTGATTAATGCAGGGGATGGCAACCATGCTCATCCAACGCAAGCTCTGCTGGATGCATACTCACTGATGGAAATAGTGGGTACTATCAATGGATTGCATATTGGTATTGTGGGTGATATTCTTCATTCACGTGTTGCTCGTTCTGATATTGAGATTTTTAAGCGATTGGGAGCAAAGGTTAGCCTGATTGGTCCTCCCACGCTGGTTCCTGATGAATTCAGGATGTATGGTGTTGATATTTATTATGAGTTTGATGAAATACTTCCTCATCTTAATGTTATTAACATGTTGCGTATACAGCGTGAACGCCAGCAGGGTTCATTTTTCCCTTCAATACGGGAATACCATAAACGCTTTGCTTTGACCAAAGAACGCCTTAAACGATGTAAGAAAGATGTTATTGTGATGCATCCCGGACCAATTAACCGGGGTATTGAAATAGACGATGAGGTGGCCGATAGTTCCCATGCAATAATAAATGAACAGGTCACCAATGGGGTAGCAGTACGGATGGCTAT from Spirochaetota bacterium encodes:
- a CDS encoding aspartate carbamoyltransferase catalytic subunit, with the translated sequence MSGLQRKDLLDIQSLTTEEILLICNSAKYFKALFTRSIKTVPILRGKTVCLLFYEPSTRTRISFELAAKRLSADLINIAVQTSSVVKGESLIDTVHTLEAYKADFIVMRHAASLAPHFLSRNIKSSVINAGDGNHAHPTQALLDAYSLMEIVGTINGLHIGIVGDILHSRVARSDIEIFKRLGAKVSLIGPPTLVPDEFRMYGVDIYYEFDEILPHLNVINMLRIQRERQQGSFFPSIREYHKRFALTKERLKRCKKDVIVMHPGPINRGIEIDDEVADSSHAIINEQVTNGVAVRMAIFYLLAGGAPLDEKEVE